The following proteins are co-located in the Echinicola sp. 20G genome:
- a CDS encoding flavin reductase family protein — translation MKTVEPGEVSVGEFHAYMLGAIVPRPIAFVSTVDRDGNVNLSPFSFFNAFGSNPPVVVFSPSRRVRDNTTKHSLENVLEVPEVVINIVNYAMVEQMSLASTEYEKGINEFQKAGLTEVTSKLVAPPRVKEAPVAFECKVKEVISLGEEGGAANLVVCEIVLGHFDELILDEKGKIDPFKLDAVARMGGNWYCRANGASLFEIEKPVKNRGIGVDQIPDKIRYSVVLTGNDLGKLGNVEMLPSEEEVNLYGELSEMEEIRIRFQNDEESLIFHLHEYAQELLQEGKTEEAWKVLLQHY, via the coding sequence ATGAAAACAGTTGAACCCGGTGAAGTTTCAGTAGGAGAATTTCATGCTTATATGCTAGGGGCCATCGTGCCTCGACCTATAGCCTTTGTAAGTACAGTCGATCGGGACGGGAATGTCAACTTGAGTCCATTTAGTTTTTTTAATGCCTTTGGTTCCAATCCTCCAGTAGTGGTATTCTCTCCATCGAGGAGGGTGAGAGACAATACCACCAAACACAGTTTAGAGAATGTCCTGGAGGTGCCAGAGGTAGTTATCAATATTGTGAATTATGCCATGGTTGAACAGATGTCTCTGGCCAGTACGGAATATGAAAAGGGAATCAATGAATTTCAAAAGGCAGGACTGACAGAAGTAACATCAAAGTTGGTAGCTCCTCCAAGGGTTAAGGAAGCGCCAGTGGCGTTTGAATGCAAGGTGAAAGAAGTGATTTCCCTGGGAGAGGAAGGCGGGGCAGCCAATTTGGTGGTTTGCGAAATTGTTTTGGGACATTTCGATGAACTGATTTTGGATGAGAAAGGAAAGATAGACCCTTTTAAGCTAGATGCGGTGGCAAGAATGGGAGGGAATTGGTATTGCCGAGCAAATGGTGCTTCGCTTTTTGAAATTGAAAAACCCGTCAAAAACAGGGGGATAGGTGTTGATCAGATACCCGATAAGATCAGGTACAGTGTAGTGTTGACAGGTAATGATTTGGGTAAATTGGGAAATGTAGAAATGCTACCTTCTGAAGAAGAAGTCAATTTATACGGAGAATTGAGTGAAATGGAGGAAATACGTATCCGTTTTCAAAATGATGAGGAAAGCCTAATTTTCCATTTGCACGAATACGCCCAAGAGCTGCTCCAAGAAGGCAAGACTGAGGAGGCATGGAAAGTATTGCTGCAACATTATTGA
- a CDS encoding cell division ATP-binding protein FtsE gives MVFSNDPVVRLHKACIFQGITAILQDVTFQIEKDEFVFLIGRTGSGKSSLLKTLYADLPLKMGQGNIVGYNLTDVKTKEIPYLRRKLGIVFQDFQLFTDRTVAENLYFVMKATGWKDRSKMKTRMVEVLMRVGLGGSATKMPHQLSGGEQQRVVIARALLNEPSILLADEPTGNLDPEVADGIFKLFQEINKQGTAVLMATHNHELLKKYPYRILKCEKGRLLDSKTSDVLE, from the coding sequence ATGGTATTCTCCAATGACCCAGTGGTCCGTTTACATAAAGCCTGCATCTTCCAAGGAATTACAGCCATATTGCAAGATGTTACTTTTCAAATTGAGAAAGATGAATTTGTATTTTTAATCGGAAGAACTGGAAGCGGAAAAAGCTCCCTGCTAAAAACCCTTTATGCTGACTTGCCTTTAAAAATGGGTCAAGGCAATATCGTAGGGTACAACCTGACTGATGTCAAGACCAAAGAAATTCCTTACCTGAGAAGAAAACTTGGCATTGTTTTTCAAGACTTTCAGCTTTTCACTGACCGTACTGTAGCAGAAAACCTCTACTTTGTCATGAAGGCTACTGGATGGAAAGATAGATCCAAAATGAAAACCAGAATGGTTGAAGTCCTGATGAGAGTGGGGCTTGGAGGTTCAGCCACCAAAATGCCACATCAGTTGTCAGGAGGAGAACAGCAGCGGGTGGTCATTGCCAGGGCCCTTTTGAATGAACCTTCCATTCTATTGGCTGATGAGCCAACAGGAAATCTTGACCCAGAAGTAGCAGATGGTATTTTTAAGCTTTTTCAGGAAATCAATAAACAGGGCACGGCAGTATTAATGGCCACTCATAACCATGAGCTCCTCAAAAAATACCCCTATAGGATTCTAAAATGTGAAAAAGGAAGACTTTTGGATTCTAAGACTTCTGACGTTTTAGAATAA
- a CDS encoding fructose-6-phosphate aldolase, which produces MYIIKVKGKAKIPDYIQIRDENFVLVAYFRADRPLKNLEKFGLEGKKDEMETLIKELPFGKLQKLEL; this is translated from the coding sequence ATGTATATCATTAAGGTCAAAGGCAAGGCTAAAATCCCTGATTATATCCAGATTAGAGACGAAAACTTTGTGCTGGTCGCCTATTTTAGGGCTGATCGTCCCCTTAAAAACCTTGAAAAGTTTGGCTTGGAAGGCAAGAAAGATGAAATGGAAACTTTGATCAAGGAACTTCCTTTTGGTAAATTACAAAAGCTAGAATTATAA